In Sphingobacteriaceae bacterium, the following proteins share a genomic window:
- a CDS encoding dolichyl-phosphate beta-D-mannosyltransferase — protein sequence MGKNLVIIPTYNEIENIDKMVRTVFSLTREFELLIVDDGSPDGTANHVKSLQNEFAGKLHIEERKGKLGLGTAYIHGFKWALARDYAFIFEMDCDFSHDPKDLVRLLEACEKDADVAVGSRYTKGGKVSNWPIGRILMSYFASVYVRMVLWIPVKDTTAGFKCYRRKVLETIALDEIKFMGYAFQIEMKYRAYRKGFKIVEVPILFTDRVLGVSKMSTKIFKEAFLGVLQMRFAKY from the coding sequence ATGGGCAAAAACTTAGTCATAATTCCAACTTACAACGAGATTGAAAACATCGATAAAATGGTACGCACCGTTTTTTCTTTGACCCGTGAGTTTGAATTACTGATTGTGGATGATGGCTCACCAGATGGTACGGCCAATCATGTAAAATCTCTTCAGAATGAGTTTGCCGGAAAACTGCACATAGAAGAACGTAAAGGAAAGTTAGGCCTGGGAACAGCCTATATTCATGGCTTTAAATGGGCCCTTGCAAGAGATTACGCTTTTATTTTTGAAATGGATTGTGACTTTAGCCACGACCCGAAAGATCTTGTCAGACTTTTGGAAGCCTGCGAAAAAGACGCGGATGTTGCTGTAGGCTCGCGTTATACAAAAGGCGGAAAAGTAAGTAACTGGCCTATTGGACGGATTTTGATGAGTTATTTCGCTTCTGTTTATGTGAGGATGGTTTTGTGGATTCCTGTGAAGGACACTACAGCGGGGTTTAAATGTTACCGTAGAAAAGTCCTTGAAACCATAGCTTTAGACGAAATAAAATTTATGGGCTACGCCTTCCAGATCGAAATGAAATACAGGGCTTACCGTAAAGGTTTTAAAATTGTAGAAGTGCCGATCCTATTTACAGACCGCGTTCTTGGTGTGAGTAAAATGAGCACTAAAATTTTTAAAGAGGCTTTTCTTGGTGTTTTGCAAATGCGCTTTGCTAAGTATTAG
- a CDS encoding TonB-dependent receptor: MKKILLFLFTLSCFFSKAQVLIITDNSSREKISNVIIQDKNNKSASSDAEGKVDITGLDKDGPLLVYHSSFSAYALTEEQKSGSITEVRLTSKAVNLDEIVLSANRTREHKIDVPYSINVIHQKEIEFGNQPTSADVLQNTGAVFVQKSQMGGGSPILRGFEANKVLIVVDGVRMNNAIYRGGHLQDVITLDANMLERTEVVFGPASTIYGSDALGGVMHFYTKNAEFSTSEKPLVKTNAFIRHATVNNEQTGHLDLNLGWKKFASMTNVTYSDFGDLRSGRTKLTGSPNTWDRNYSVQRFGNRDSMVKNPDNNVQLGTAYSQLDLMQRFSLKTGNFVTHNLNLQYSKSSDIPRYDRLTEMAGTNLRFAEWNYGPQQRFMAAYTLSFEKATFLTDNVKVIAAYQKIDQDRISRRFQNNNRVTQMEDVTVLSLNTDAYKRVQEKHELRYGFEIQSNDVQSTANNLQIVTNVESPAATRYGDGGNKMTTAGIYLSHAWEVTRNFVISDGIRFTANSLESKFNDTTFFKFPYSSGKQTNQAATGSLGFTWKEENDYKVSLLANTGFRTPNIDDMSKVFESSGTIIVVPNINLKPEYAYNFEMSISKIFDQKYKFDVTGFYTVLENALVMADYNFKGQDTLNINGSKRKVQAVQNKNRAYIYGLTAGVQFDFNKNISFKSIINYTYGRYADVKRDTVLPLDHIPPVFGQTSLLFKEKNADAEFFVRYNGKKSGSDYSSSGEDNALYSANAITGYMPAWFTLNLRIGYNFTRNLRVNASCENITDNRYRVFASGVSAPGRNFIISLRYKM; the protein is encoded by the coding sequence ATGAAAAAAATATTACTTTTTTTATTTACCCTGTCATGCTTTTTTTCAAAAGCGCAGGTTTTGATCATTACCGACAACTCGAGTCGCGAAAAAATAAGCAACGTTATCATACAAGATAAAAACAATAAATCAGCAAGCTCTGATGCTGAAGGAAAAGTCGACATCACCGGCCTTGATAAAGATGGCCCGCTTTTGGTTTACCACTCGTCCTTTTCTGCCTACGCTTTAACGGAAGAGCAAAAGTCTGGAAGCATAACAGAAGTACGATTAACGTCGAAAGCTGTTAACCTCGATGAGATCGTGCTTTCAGCCAACCGTACCAGGGAACATAAAATAGATGTTCCTTATTCTATTAATGTTATACATCAAAAAGAAATAGAGTTTGGTAATCAGCCCACCAGCGCTGACGTACTGCAAAATACAGGCGCGGTGTTTGTTCAAAAAAGTCAAATGGGCGGTGGAAGCCCTATATTAAGGGGCTTCGAAGCTAATAAAGTGCTTATTGTTGTAGATGGTGTACGCATGAATAATGCGATTTACCGTGGCGGGCATTTACAGGATGTGATAACTCTGGATGCAAATATGCTGGAGAGAACGGAAGTTGTTTTTGGCCCGGCCTCCACCATATATGGTAGTGATGCGTTGGGAGGAGTAATGCATTTTTATACGAAGAATGCTGAATTCAGCACTTCTGAAAAACCACTCGTAAAGACAAACGCCTTCATTCGTCATGCCACCGTTAACAATGAGCAAACAGGGCACCTGGATCTTAACCTGGGATGGAAAAAATTTGCCTCTATGACCAATGTCACTTATTCTGATTTTGGCGACCTTAGAAGCGGCAGAACTAAACTGACCGGCTCTCCGAATACCTGGGACCGCAACTACTCGGTGCAACGTTTTGGCAACCGCGACAGCATGGTTAAGAATCCGGATAATAATGTTCAGTTAGGAACAGCCTATTCTCAGCTAGACCTGATGCAACGTTTCTCACTTAAAACAGGAAACTTTGTTACCCATAATTTAAATCTCCAGTACAGTAAATCTTCTGACATTCCGCGTTACGATCGTCTTACAGAAATGGCCGGAACAAATTTGCGTTTTGCAGAGTGGAACTATGGGCCACAACAACGATTCATGGCGGCTTACACCTTAAGCTTTGAAAAAGCAACTTTCTTAACAGATAATGTAAAAGTAATTGCAGCTTACCAAAAAATAGATCAGGACAGAATTTCACGACGTTTCCAGAATAACAACCGCGTTACCCAAATGGAAGATGTCACCGTGCTCTCTTTAAACACCGACGCCTATAAGCGTGTGCAAGAAAAACATGAATTACGCTATGGTTTTGAAATTCAGTCGAACGATGTACAGTCAACAGCCAATAACCTGCAAATCGTAACCAATGTGGAGTCGCCTGCTGCAACACGTTACGGAGACGGAGGAAACAAAATGACTACAGCAGGCATCTATCTCTCACATGCGTGGGAAGTAACAAGAAATTTTGTTATATCCGATGGAATAAGATTTACTGCTAACTCTTTGGAATCAAAATTCAACGACACAACTTTTTTTAAATTCCCTTACAGCTCAGGAAAACAAACCAACCAGGCAGCAACCGGAAGTTTAGGTTTTACCTGGAAGGAAGAAAATGATTACAAAGTGAGTTTGCTTGCCAATACAGGATTTAGAACGCCAAATATTGATGATATGAGCAAAGTGTTTGAAAGCAGTGGAACTATTATTGTTGTGCCTAACATCAATTTAAAACCCGAATACGCTTATAATTTTGAAATGAGCATCAGTAAAATTTTCGATCAAAAATATAAGTTTGACGTGACAGGTTTTTATACTGTTCTTGAAAATGCCTTGGTAATGGCAGACTATAATTTTAAGGGGCAAGACACGCTTAATATAAACGGCTCAAAAAGAAAAGTGCAGGCAGTTCAGAATAAAAACAGAGCTTACATCTACGGGCTCACCGCTGGCGTTCAGTTTGACTTTAATAAAAATATCTCCTTTAAAAGTATTATAAATTATACTTACGGAAGATATGCGGATGTAAAACGCGATACAGTGCTGCCTTTAGACCATATTCCACCCGTATTCGGACAAACAAGTTTACTCTTTAAAGAAAAAAATGCCGACGCTGAATTTTTCGTTCGCTACAACGGAAAAAAATCAGGATCCGATTACAGTAGTTCTGGCGAAGACAATGCTCTTTACAGCGCCAACGCCATTACCGGGTATATGCCCGCCTGGTTCACCCTTAATCTAAGGATAGGATATAATTTTACAAGAAATTTACGTGTAAATGCGTCCTGCGAGAATATAACAGACAATCGTTACAGAGTTTTTGCCAGTGGAGTAAGTGCTCCTGGAAGAAACTTTATTATTAGTTTACGGTACAAAATGTAA
- a CDS encoding NUDIX hydrolase, with translation MPNKFNVRVYGVLIKDGAVLVSDEYIKKNKITKLPGGGLEFGEGLKDGLIREFKEELNLDIEVAEHFYTTDFFVTSSFDTNSQVISIYYLVKALGNLDFKVSEILHDYELTNGAQSLRWIKLKDLKDSDFTLIIDRKVGEMLIKSYTS, from the coding sequence GTGCCAAATAAATTCAATGTAAGAGTATATGGTGTGCTTATTAAGGATGGCGCAGTTTTGGTGTCGGATGAGTATATCAAAAAAAATAAGATCACCAAATTACCCGGGGGAGGATTGGAATTTGGAGAGGGATTAAAAGACGGTCTGATCCGTGAATTCAAAGAAGAATTAAATTTGGATATCGAAGTTGCAGAGCATTTTTACACGACTGATTTTTTTGTAACCTCTTCCTTCGACACAAATAGCCAGGTTATAAGTATTTATTATCTTGTAAAAGCTTTGGGAAATCTGGATTTTAAAGTCAGCGAAATTTTGCATGATTACGAACTCACAAACGGTGCACAGTCTTTACGCTGGATAAAACTCAAAGATTTAAAAGATTCCGATTTCACGCTTATTATTGATAGAAAAGTAGGGGAGATGCTTATTAAATCTTATACTTCTTAA
- a CDS encoding membrane protein insertion efficiency factor YidD has protein sequence MKFIALAFVKFYQVAIRPLLPNACRYTPSCSEYAVQAINKYGAFKGGWLGFKRILRCHPWGGHGYDPVP, from the coding sequence ATGAAATTTATTGCCTTAGCATTTGTGAAATTTTACCAGGTGGCCATTCGCCCATTGTTGCCAAATGCCTGTCGTTACACTCCTTCCTGCAGTGAGTACGCTGTTCAGGCAATAAATAAGTACGGTGCATTTAAGGGAGGCTGGTTAGGCTTCAAACGTATTTTGCGTTGTCATCCCTGGGGTGGGCACGGTTATGATCCTGTTCCTTAA
- a CDS encoding acylphosphatase: protein MIRSYKIVVKGKVQGVGYRYNAQAAAHKFDLTGFVRNQFDESVLIHVEGEEEGIHKFIEWCNVGPRLADVTEVDSEEQELKGYQTFEIKR, encoded by the coding sequence ATGATCCGCAGTTATAAAATCGTTGTAAAAGGCAAAGTGCAGGGCGTTGGTTATCGCTACAATGCACAGGCAGCAGCACATAAGTTTGATCTCACAGGCTTTGTAAGAAATCAATTTGACGAAAGTGTTTTAATTCATGTGGAAGGCGAGGAGGAAGGCATTCACAAATTTATAGAGTGGTGTAATGTGGGGCCGCGTCTGGCCGATGTAACGGAAGTGGATTCGGAAGAGCAGGAGTTGAAAGGCTATCAGACTTTTGAAATCAAGCGATAA